The genomic window TATATTGCTACGATCTGATGATAAAGCTCTGTTCCTGCCTTGGAGTTTAGTCTAGCACCATCGATCGAGGTTTCAGATACTGAAATAGGTTGTCGTAATGCACAGGCCATAAACAAATGTGATTGCTGCTTGGGTAGTTGGGTGTACTGAACAAATTACAAAAGGTAAAATGGAGAAGAATTtgtagaaaaagaaaataataaggtACAAAAACTAACATAAGACCTCGTCTGAGTTGATTCAATAGTTTTATTCGAATGCAGTATCGTCACGGCAAGGGAACATAGATACATATTATATAGAAAGAGATGCGGCCTATTGTACGAATTGACTGAATTTGGCAACGGTTCGAATCTAAAGATAGGAGTTTTGTAGTGAAGATACACATCGTtgcatataatttattatttttaaaatatctataaatataaaattatttaagatgtatttgattatatttttttattttttatttttaaaaatattttttgtttttttttatttttgctattgaataaaataaaaaataaaaatatatttgataactaCGTTGCTGTAAGTAAAAAATATTGGGGACGGTAGGTGAAAAGTTCGATGAGAGAGAATGGTTCAGAAGGGGTTGGAGAGGTAAAGAACTCGACGAGAAAAAAAAATTcgagttttttattttttgattttacgtTTTAGATGTacagaagtaaaaaaaaatagaaaaataaattttgagaagtaaaaaatttttattttatatataaaataattattttaattattttaattttaatttcctaTTTTACATAtcgttatcaaatattattttttgatttttattttttaaaaattaaaaaattaaaaaatatttttttaatggctaacgaAACGGATGCTAGTTTTCAAACCCCTTGATGTGATGTGATTTAGGGGTTGGAAAtactattttaataatataacagAGTAAAATTATAGCCCTAACTTACAAGTAAACAaacatgaaattttattttgcacTAACTATAGACCCACCAAACCGAACATTGAAAATATAGTTATAAATGCAGCAACCTCAACCATGTATAACTCTAACTACATGCATTTCCCAAAAATGTATATCCAAATGCTACCTAAGTCAAATAGAACAAAATGATCATTGAAAGTACATGGAAGATATCACTGGCAGCTCAAAGAAAGCTTAATTTCCTAGTCGAGAATATCTTTTGAACATGATTAACAACTCAGAAGTTTTTACCGGGCAGTGCATGAGCATTCATCGAAGAGTGGATCTTAAACGGGCCGAGTTCTAGGCCAGTAAATTTGTGTACAAGGCCCAACCCAGAACAGGAACAGATTTTTCACCATAAAAATATAATCGACGGCTCTGATTAACACTATGTAAGGATGCGTGGGTCATCGCTGTCGCACGTGATCTGAACTAGAACCTAAAATGAGCCACCCCTTAAGCGACGAACAAACGGGTCGGATTACACATAGGCAATTCGACGGTCCTGATTTCTTGTTTCGAAGGCCTCTCTTGTGCTTATAAGCTCATTTCCTCCTACCTCCGCCCCGAGCTAAACCCTAGCCCCAGGACGCCGCTGAGAGCTTCTTCGGAGCCATGGGTGAGCCGCCGCTCCTCTCTCAACTTCAATTCTTCCAATAGATCGGTCGGTTTTGCATCGATTCCATAGCATTTCgatctagggttttggatttATCCCAAGATTTCTCGAAATCCTTGCTTATTTCTTCGTTAGGACGATCTGTATCTAGGAGTTGAGATTGATTCTTCTTTATAACTCGTTTGGTGGAAACCAGGGGCTTACAAGTACGTGTCGGAGCTATGGAGGAAGAAGCAGTCGGACGTGATGCGGTTCTTGCAACGGGTGAGGTGCTGGGAGTACCGTCAGCTCCCCTCCATCGTCCGTGTCACCAGGCCTACGCGCCCAGACAAAGCCCGACGCCTCGGTTACAAGGCCAAGCAGGTATTGGTCGCCGTTAGATTTCAATGAGTTGATGGTGCCCTTGTTGGATTTTTCCTGTACATCAGATCAATGCAGTCTGCAAATTTGGTGTCTTTTTGGATTCATGGGACTAATCTGACTTGAATGCACTTGTTACATGTGCATTTATCTATCAATCTTCAGCCATTGAGATAATGGATTTCACTTGTTGGATTGTATAGCTGCCTCGCATGATGTGTCGGttgttatttattaatttatgctTAACCTGTTATAAATTCTTATGACTCTTATGCTTGTTTGTGGGTCTGTTGTTCCTGCTGAAAGGAATAGATTGAAAGCACgaggtaatattttatttttactctTCAAAATGTGTTATTATATCGTCACATTCTGATCGGAGAAGTCACATTTGTTATGTGCTCATTGGAAAATGATGCTTTGCTATGGTGATTGAATCTAAGAGTACAGCAAGGAAAGGAAAAagatatgaagaaaaaatttttggatgacaaTAATAAACATGCTTGAGATTTTGATGAGCCACTTAAGACTCAGTTGTATGCTGCTAAGAATATTAATATAAGCCAAGATAATGAAACATTGATTCTACAATGATGTTATGATGATATTTTTACTTTTATTTGTAATCTGTCTGTAGTCCTTGTTGCTAGATAAAAGTCCAAGAGCTAAATTTGTTAATTCACTAATCACATGTTTCCATAGGAAATATATTAGGgagttaatttgataatgaagCAATCCATAGTCCACATAAATGCAATTCAATTCTAATTGGGTTTTGACACTCCCTTTTCCAATAGATGTAGTTGTACAATCCTGTGTTctaatttgatctaatctgaaAATAATCCTGCCATGCATGCAAAGGAACCTTGTGATATGAAGCATGTTTATATTAGAAACTTGAACGTTGGAAATTGAATACATGCATGCAGTGTTAAATGTTCCTCTTTTCCAAGTGATAGAGAGTCAATGGGCTAAGACTTTGGTTTTAGGAATGTGAAACTGGCTGCTTTATCTGAGGATTCTCTTTCCAGCTGTCTTCTGTCCAACTACATCCGGTGAGAATTGGCTGCTCTTTATATGTGTTACTAATATCAAGATGTTGGCTAAGCTAGGCTTTACCTTAAaaaggttgattttttttttaaattatcatttgCTTTCAATGAAATAATGGATTGAAGTTGCATGCCATTGTTTGGTTTCACCATATAATTTCCATATGACTATATTCTAAATATGTTTTATTATTGTGAGTGTCTTTCaagcttatatttatttattgcaGTTTAATATCCGACTGGATTAAGCCAATCTATATCCATGATTACTTTGCATCTGTAAGTTTAATATCTGAAAACCAATCTTGCTAGATTCACTTGCCAGTTGTACTTTGCTGGGGGAAGGCATTATAGGTCTCTTTAGTCTGCTTACATACAAGCGGACTCCAGTTATGTTTTTTGCCTTCATCTTGTTGCTGCAGCAAACCTACTTCTACCTTTTTTGTTGTGGAAGATGCCCTTTGGAAGACAGCAAGTGCTCAGTGCTCTCTGGTTTTGATTGTCTCATTCCTGCACGTGCAGGGATATGTGATTTATCGGGTTCGTGTTAGACGTGGGGGCAGGAAGAGGCCTGTTCCCAAGGGTATCGTCTATGGGAAGCCCAAGAATCAGGGTATCACACAACTGAAGTTCCAAAGAAACAAGAGGTCAgttgctgaggagagagctggtcGGAAGTTGGGAGGTCTGAGAGTGCTTAACTCTTActggatcaatgaggttagatGGGTTATCTTGTCCCAAAATTGACTGCTGGGAACGTATATATTTCCTTTTCATGATTATGCAGTCCTATGGCCCCTTGGTATCTGTGCTATTCTCATGCGATTACATCATGTTCTGGTTATTTCCTGCAGGATTCAACTTACAAATATTTTGAGGTTATCCTTGTTGATGCTGCTCACAATGCAATTCGCAATGACTCAAGGATCAACTGGATTTGCAAGGGCGTCCACAAACATCGTGAGCTTCGTGGACTGACTTCTGCTGGCAAGAAATACCGTGGCCTCCGTGGCAAAGGTCACCTGCATCACAAGGCCAGGCCATCTCGCAGGGCAACTTGGAAGAGGAACCAGACACTGTCCCTCCGCCGATATCGTTGACCTTCTTTATTTTGTCGGTGTTTTCAGTATTTTGTTTCAGATAAACTCAATAGTTACATTTCTGTCAATTTTGTTGTGTTTGTTTAAGCTGTTGCTAGACGCTTCAACCATGCTAAGTCTTGAAGTTTAGAAATCTACGGCTTTTTTCTTTGGTGGTGCATTAATATATCTTACTTAACGCTGCGCTTTGGTGGATGCATTGGTGTTTGTTGCATGTTTGCTTCAGTTCTTCCCGTGATTTTGCTTTTGACTCGGTTCCATTGCCTTTGGGAAGCATATTTGTCTGTCAGTGCTAAACTATAAATGCTGGTGCATTGGTGaagctttttattattattattattattattttattattattttctttaattttagttttttttttattttttattttaaaaatatcaattaatttttttaattatcgatATGTTTCATATGATCAGTCGTTTGTTTTCATTAATGAATGTGTCATGTGATCATCATATAGTATCATTATTCTATAAAATGAAGAAATATCTTTAtcttcatctctctcttttttctttataggtgtttctctttttttccttctccttcctcctcttcatCTTTCTCCTCATCCAtttttctcatcatttttctCCAAGTCGTCCATGAGCCATCCCTTTTATGGTGATTCtgtctctttcctttcttttcatcAGCAATccattcttctttctttcatttctcTCCATTCTCTTTTCCTCGTCCTCTTCTTCTAATGCATTTTTTACCGAcgctcttctttccttttctttctttctcgtctacatcttttcttcatcctcttccAGCTTTCAAATCCTACCCTTCTATGGTAGCCCCTCTATGTTTCTTCCTTCTCGTTGATAACCCatttttctccttctctttcttcttactcatttctctTTCTCTATAGTGGCTCTCTTCATTCCATCTATTTTctatcttctctttctcttcatcTATTTTCtctcctcatcttcttcttccttaaGCCATTCCTTTCCACATTGGCTCCTCTATCTCTGTCCCTTCTCGTTGGCAATCTattcttccttctcctctttctttctatctttttttcttattgtcctcctcctcctcctctaatGCATTCTTTGCCGGcggctttttttctcttcttctttttctcctcatccACTTCTCTTCATTCTCTCTCTTCTAAATCCTACCCCTCTACGATAGCCACCTTCATATTCGTTCCTTCTCATCGGCAATCCATCTTTctcctttctctccctctttatcCATCTCTCCTCTTCCATGATGGTTTCTCCATCTCCACCCATTTCTctacctctttctctttttttttatctattttttctcttccaAGCTATCTATAAGCCATCTCCCTCTTAGTGACCCCCTCCATCTCCGTCTCTTCTCGTTGGCAATCtatctttcttcctcctcttcctctccatcttttttttcttcttgtctcTTCCTTCTCCAACCTATTCTTCACCGATGGCCTCTCTCCCCTCCTTTCCTTCCTCATCATCTACTTTTCCTTCTCATTTTCTTCCTCCTCCAAGCCCATACATGAGCGAGAGGTATTTCTATCTATTAAGAAGAAAAGCTAATGTTATTTGTTAGCAAGTGAATGACCAGATTATATTGGAACATATTTGTGAGAACCGACCTGATTGAGCCCGTTTTGAACCAAAGCCAACAAGCCTGGCTAACTTCTAtccaaaaaaacaaaagaaaaggggTTGGAATAGAGGATGCGGTTGTGATCCTTTGCTCGTGCCTTCTTCGCTTGGATAAAGCCATCGAATCGTGGTGATGCATGATCTTTGGGCCGGTACAAACCGTCGGTAGTAGATGGAGGCCGATGCAATCGAGGAACAGCCGACGTTAGGTTAGTCTTATTTTTTCACAACCATTGTTCATTTAAACCCCTCTCCTCCCTTGTAGTCAGTATCATCaagcttcttctcttctttcctccTCTTCGATGGTCGACGAGCCACTTAACCTAAGCTCGACTATCCAAaaccttcttctttccctctcaAAAACTCTCTATGCTCCATTTTTCCTCCATCTCATGGTTTCCACCCTTTTTCTATCGGAATCCACTCCATCCGATCGAGTTCCATCATCGCTGCCACCTCCAGTGAGTCTTTTCCTCTTATTCTCTTTTTAGCCTTGGGTGCCACCATCAAGACGGCAAAGGGCAATGccgcttttcttcctctctctctcagcTTCTATGTGTGACTGAGCTGCTGGCCATTTTAATTATTTCTCCATCATTCGACCACTCTAGCTGCATCACCACTACCCGACGTGACCCTGACCACACTCATGCTGGGCCACCCTCTCCTCTCGACTTCTCCGTGCCATGGGGAGAACCTTTGTTGTGGcatgagaaggagagagagagaagaaaaaaataaaaaaaaataaagagaattttttttcaacTTTTGATGGAATCTAGATTCAGCCTCTCTATCTCTATTGATTAATCTTGATCAAATATAATtgttattttttctttaatttatgaattaaatcGAACCCATGGATTTTATTCTGATCAGGTTGGAACTCGAATCATGTTAGATTGGAGGTTTGATCAAGATCATATTCTTTACATTCATATAACAAGGGACTTTATCTAAAAACCTATATTAGAtaattattagatctaaattgatcGAGACCCTGAATTTTAGACTGGATCCGATAGTCTGGATTGGAGCCTGTTGTGAGATAAATTAGGCTATTTGATGTTTTATTGAAGTCCAATCAGGAGTTTaagtattttatattttgatcattttttttgattattgagTTTCAAAAAATTCCAAGATGAAAATAGTAAGTTACATCTATCCCTGATATGTATTATCATGTAtgtgatttaattttaaattcattCCATTTAAATTAAGTATCTTATATGCTCTACATGAAAATAATTTGTGACATATTTGATCGAATATGCATGATTTAGTGGACTTGATTAGTATTttgttgcatcaaaaatatgttGGTTCCACTATTGTCTAGTCTGACTATAATCACACGAATTCAAAATTTAGTCTCCTTTCAGATCTCTAGTGGGATAATCATTGGCACATGACCGACGGACGGCATATTATAATTAGGAGCTAGTTTTTCTCCTAATAAGATGAGATTGATTATTGGCATGTGCTGATGGGAGCACAATTCTCTGTGTAATATTAAAGCTAGTTTTTATTCTGAGCCTTAGTGGGATAATTATTGGTACATGACCGATGGACGACATATTATACTTAAGATCTAGTCTCTTTTGGGGCTAGCCATGGGCCGATCGTGACCATGATCAGAGGGATTAAAAGAGTGAGAGTGGATGATTGATCTTTAGTtgttctaaaaatttattttggccaaatgcatattttagatctatgttGATAGATATAAATGTTTTATGAAAAATCATGcaaccttaaaatttatattttatgcataagaTATTTAATTAAACTAGAAGTTATGGTAATTTATTGGACTCGTAaagtttattatcttttttttttaatttttttcaaatgcaACAGAATGGTCAAGGCTTGGGATGGAGCTGCGAGGAGCTAGGATATAGAAGAaattaaattatcttttttaataaattattgaatatttatatatgaAAATTTGAGATTATAGActcttttaaaataattatggCAAGTCAATTATTACTTATTTACTATTGTCTCAGTGGGAATGATGtaattgtatgtgaatgaaaagaCAGATCTTGTATATCCTGTGAGATCAAATCTTAAGAATGTGCGGCTGTCTGTCATACCCCTGGCTCAGGCCTTAAGTCGAGACGTGACAATATCAATAATCAGAAAATTAattcgatattttttaaaatataaataatgtaagtgaaatttaattaaatttgtggagatgtttttgtaatttttttaaaattttttagatcacgtCTTTAAATAAGACTCATAGTTTAAAATGGCcggcgtttttttttttttttttggctaataAAACGAATCTTCGATTCACTCTTTTCACTCTCTTTTATGGAAGCCAACCAGGTTTCTTTGAGATAATGAAGTAATTGAGTCTCCGATGATTGCCTCAGTGGATGTCGTATGGACAAATTTGATGGATAAACTAGAATTTTAGATGGGTTGCCACATGAGGCCGAATGAATCTTAGAGAATATAGTTGTACAACCTGATGTAACTTGAGATGTATTAGGTCTAAAGTTAACTTAGTTCAATGACGTGTTATAACTATGGTAACCGGATGTGTAGGTCCGGTCTCGGCCGTTGTTAGCACCAGGAGCAGACATTTATCCTTTGATTTATTATTAACGTTGTTTTGCATTCATCTTTATTTATCTTGCCGTATTTATATTACTTTA from Elaeis guineensis isolate ETL-2024a chromosome 4, EG11, whole genome shotgun sequence includes these protein-coding regions:
- the LOC105043676 gene encoding large ribosomal subunit protein eL15y isoform X2, translating into MITLHLKPTSTFFVVEDALWKTASAQCSLVLIVSFLHVQGYVIYRVRVRRGGRKRPVPKGIVYGKPKNQGITQLKFQRNKRSVAEERAGRKLGGLRVLNSYWINEDSTYKYFEVILVDAAHNAIRNDSRINWICKGVHKHRELRGLTSAGKKYRGLRGKGHLHHKARPSRRATWKRNQTLSLRRYR
- the LOC105043676 gene encoding large ribosomal subunit protein eL15 isoform X1, which encodes MGAYKYVSELWRKKQSDVMRFLQRVRCWEYRQLPSIVRVTRPTRPDKARRLGYKAKQGYVIYRVRVRRGGRKRPVPKGIVYGKPKNQGITQLKFQRNKRSVAEERAGRKLGGLRVLNSYWINEDSTYKYFEVILVDAAHNAIRNDSRINWICKGVHKHRELRGLTSAGKKYRGLRGKGHLHHKARPSRRATWKRNQTLSLRRYR